The DNA sequence TTTAGCGACTGGCGTACCGAACTACGCGAGGCCAGTCGGGTAGTCTGGTATGAGCGATGGAGGACAAGCCGCTTGAATTGGAAAACTCCCGTCCCCAGTGCTGGGCcctcgaagaagatgtatgCTGGGAGGCTGGGCCCCCTCGACCAGGGGCCTCGAGTACGATAGTGGCCCTCTCACTCTGCTGGATGCTGTTCGCGAATCAAGTATCACTTGATGATGTCTATTCCCATACGGGTACCAGCCCCCTACTTACCGAATGTACGCGATCTCTGGATCAGCTCTATCTCAACCGCCAGTTTGATATTCTGGTTGGTCCGAGATAAACCAGCCCCTTGTGTACTTCATGGTACTATTCTACTCtttttattccttttttttttttttttttttttttttttttttttgttttcttattTCCATTCTCCCTATCATTCTTGTACGTGGGACAAACGGAGCTCCACAAGGAACACCTTTAGGCAAGCGAGATAGCCGACGTGAAGATGCCCTTTCTTGTCTGAAGGAATCCGGGGCAAAAGGATACAGCGACGCATGCTTGTATCTTCTCTTCCGGGTCCCCCATCTACTCCATCATATGTCTTTGGTACAGTTTCTACTGGTTCCGTTTGCCTTGAAAGCATAATTGACAGAAGCGGGTTGAATTGTGTTCCTGATATCCCTATTATGTGATGCTCTGTTGACACTCCTTATACCATTTATGTTCTTACTGATATTACCCCTTGATGTTTCGACGTCTTTGATTCTGAGCCCCCGACCGTGACCCAtagttttgtttcttttctcgacGTATTCCCCGTTGATCATTTCCTTATCCTGGTTACTCGAACCCCAATTTTGCCCGTTCTTACTTTCAGGACctgtatttttttttgacgTTCATTGGTTCCTTTGTTAACGCTTGCAGCCATCATTTgctctgcggagaaggatGGTTTTGCGAATGGGATCATTTGTACCTTAAAAGACTTTTGATTCTCCCCTTATGCGCATGTCGCGACCTTGCTTGATACCAACCAGATTGCCATTTGTCGGCTTGAGTGTGTTACTTCATTCTCGGACCTAGTAGTTACCCTGGGAGCCACCGGAGATACCCACGATGTAGGTAGCCGTGAGGTAACCATCCGTGAGGGAGATGTCGTAGCACTGTTGCCTATGGGGAAGATCACGTAGAAATAGGGGGCTACGCAACGTGGTACCGCTGAATGTGCCCGTACGATCCAAACATATACGGACACATACTACCACTTGGTGTAGGAGTACTCGTAAATACTAAATAGTTGGAGGAGGTCGTATGGGATGCACTGCAGAATGGATCCACACTGTCAGCGGCAGCTCCGAGGACCAATGACGGGCGGGGAAAGAGCGGCAACTCCGGCAGGGAGTCACAAGTGCGAGTGATTGGAAGTGGGGAAGAAACAACTGTCGCTGTCATTCGTGAGATTTGACCGCCCGACCTGTGGGCTTGGCTCCAATTCCCGTCAGCTTCATAGGATGCAGTAGCTCTGGTGCGGCTCCAAGGGGCGGTAAGCCTTGATTCGTTCCTCTTCAGTACGAGGACTCGAAAAGCTCGTCTGTCCATGATCCAATGACCACGAGGGacatctttgctttttcttgtctttttccCTCGTTCCCGTCGCGTTTGAGGAGGCGTCGCGCCATGAGACCATTCGATTGCTATTTCACCTGAAATGGGATGCAACCTCCGATGATCCCTACTGAACTAGCTCTGATTATGTCCAGCCTCGGCCACAACAAACTAAATTCAAAGATAGTGGAGTGTGCCTGGTGACTGGCGCTTCGATCGCGCTCTTCTCATTTCCTTATTGTTTTCCCTACCATTGCCCACGCATTATCCCGCCCGCGCTAATCCATCTCCCCTGTGTTATTCTGTTCTCGCGGGTCTGAATTTATTACTGTCGCTCTGATATCGTGCCTGACCCTGCCGGTCGTAAAACACTAATTAATTTAAGCTTGAAATCGCGCGGGGTGTTGGAATCGTCCTGATCTTTGGGTTGGTCCCTTGCCGCGATCGCTGGTTCCAGTCACTCGTCATCCATGTCTCTCCAGGCCGACGACCCACGGTCGCGTGGCCGTTCCAAATCTCGACAGCGCTCCAGTTCGCACGCTTCTGCCCGGGGAAATACATATCTGTCTTCCGAACCCGCAGACGAATACCTGCGAGCGAGATCAAGGAGCCGTGGTTACCGGACCAGCGCCGGCCATCTTCCCTCTGGCCCGGATTTGGGCCACTATACTTATCCACGCGACAACACTGATCCTTCACGGTCCCCTAACCTTCGGCCGGTGCGCTACGATGCTCCCCCGGATGATGTCTACTCGGAGTCGGACGACGAGGGACTGGCCTATGGGGATTTTCCTGGTGGACTCGAGCGCGACTACTACGGGTACATGGCTACTCCTCGGACCTCGTCGTCTCAAGTCAACGGTGCAATGATGTCTGGCGCGCTGAATGGAGACCGGCGCGCCGGAAAGGAACCCACCTCGGGACGCTCCAGCGAGGAAGCGCTTGGCGGCCATCCTAGCTACGCCAAACCGGGCGCGTGGAAGTATGCGACGCCCGGTCAATACCTTCATGCGCAACCGGACTGGGCGACGATTCCCGAGTGTGAGCGCCCAGGGTTCGTACCACCGTCATCGCAAGCCGGCGAACAGTACATGCCGGGTGCGTTTCCGCAGCCGGCGACAACCACAGCGCCGGCGTTTCCAATGCCTCAGTACGCGAATCTGGAAGCCCAGTCGAACCCTTATCCATCATGGGGCGGTCGTCCCGTCTCAATGTCTGGCCCCCATGCGTACACTCCCACGGCCAGTACTCCAACCCATAAACGCTCTGTATCAAGCGACACCAATGCGAAGACCCCGTACGCCAACCCGCCTGCTTTCCAGTACGCGCAGATTGACCCGAAAGTTCAATATACCTCCAAGAGCGCATCGAAGCAGCCTGTCTCATATACCGCAGCACCTCAATACACGAAACCGGGAGAAGCAGACAGGGGTCAACCATCGCAGCACTCAAACATCAAATACTCCGCAAACCCGCAGTTCTCCAAGATTCCCACCAGCCGTCCGGAGAGCGGACAACAGTATGTTGAAATCGTGCCCGGAGACCGGACGGGCACTCGTCCGAAGAGTCACTCCCTCTCCTCGGGCAACAATCTGTCGGTTGCAGGCCCCGATCCTGGCCTCCGACCGGTTAGTCCGATGCTGGAGCCATACAAGGGGACGTACCAGAGTATCTCCCCTATGCCCTCTCCGATCGTCATTCCTTCTAGACgggatgaagatgtgtcGGACCTCGAGCCCCTGGATGGCGGCTCTGACTCGAGCGGGCTAAGAAAGCATCGGAGGAAGAAATCAAAGGATGAGAGGGAACTGAAGGAGCCGAAAAGTGATCGTTCCAAGCGCGAGAGGAGCCGTGTCCGACAGGAGCGACCTGGTTCGCAAGAACAAGCCGTCATGCTGATCGAACCTAGCACACCACGCAAGAAGGTGTCTTTCTATGACCCTGAACCCGATGCCATGGCCATGCAGGATGCCCTATCGCATACCCGCAGCATCGATAGCAAGACGCTCATCCGTGTGCTGCCCCATTTGACCAGCGAGGAGATCTTGGACCTCCGGGCGGAGTACAAGAAGCATGTGAAGCTGCACGGCAAAAGCGTCAATCTTGCCAAGCACATTCGTCTGAAGCTGGGCAATAGTACCTTTGGCAAGGTGTGCTATGCAACTGCGTTGGGCCGGTGGGAATCCGAGGCGTTCTGGGCCAACTGTTACTACCAGTCAAGTACGTCCCGACGCGAGCTGCTTATTGAATCGCTGTTTGGCCGGAGCAACAGTGAGATCCGTGCGATCAAAGAATGCTTCCGCGACTCACGGTACCTTGATAGTCTGGAGAAATGCATGAAGGCCGAACTGAAGGCCGACAAATTCCGAACAGCTGTATTAATGGCCCTAGAGGCAAACCGGCAGAGTGAACGGGAGCCCCTCGATGACGAGTTGATCGAACGGGATGTCAACGAGCTGCACAAGGCGTTGGTGTCGCGGCATGGAGGTGAAACCGCGATGATTTATATCATTGTTCGCCGGAGCGACTCCCACCTGCGGGAGGTTCTCCGCTTGTATGAGCGGATCTATGGCCGGAATTTCGCCCGTGCTATGATTTCCAAGTCGCAGAATCTTGTGGTATGTTTTAGGCGTGATATAATTAATTTTTTGAAACAGGATTTTTGATTAACTAGATGGAAACAGGGTGAAACTCTGGCGCATATACTCAACGGAGTGATCAACCGACCCATGCGCgacgctcttcttctccatcaggCCCTGCGGGAATCGCGGACGGGCAAGGAGCGATCGGAATTGTTGATTTCGCGGCTGGTCCGATTGCATTGGGAGCCGCGCCATCTGGAGCAGGTGAAAAGCGAATTCCGTCGGAGATACGGAGAGCGACTGGAAGAGGCAATCGCCGAGGAGGTGTTGACGAGCAGCAGCGGCGATGACTGGGGGGAGTTTTGCATTGGATTGGCGCGCAGTTCCAAGGCGCTGTCGAAAAAGGGATAAAGAGGAGTCTGGTCACGACTTGACGAGTTTATGGATTTTGTGCTCATGATTCGATGACAAGTTTTTGGTTATGGTTACGCATGTGTATAGAACGTAGGGTTAAGCTGCCAGGAAGGTGAAAAAAgaatttaaaaaaaaaggaaaaaaaccgggaaaagagaaagggggaaaagaagaaaacaggaTGGATTGCGGGAAATGTGACATTAGTTGTGTTATCAGGAGAATTTAATGACCCTCTAATAATAGTATGGATGTTACATGTTGATGGAAGTTTTTTGTTGCCCGAGGCCCATGGAAATCTGCAGTTCGCCATTTTTGTCCGCGGGATGTTTATATACAGCCGAATTTGAAATTGACGACCAGGCAGCCAGGATAAGAATATAGTATCTACTTGCGGAGTACTCTGTATTTATAAACTTCCTGATCGGCAAAATGTCGAATGGTCCCCTTACAGAACCCACCGATAATAACCCCACGAGATGCCCAAAGCGCAGTGACCTCACTAGAATT is a window from the Aspergillus oryzae RIB40 DNA, chromosome 6 genome containing:
- the anxc4 gene encoding annexin ANXC4 (predicted protein), whose translation is MSLQADDPRSRGRSKSRQRSSSHASARGNTYLSSEPADEYLRARSRSRGYRTSAGHLPSGPDLGHYTYPRDNTDPSRSPNLRPVRYDAPPDDVYSESDDEGLAYGDFPGGLERDYYGYMATPRTSSSQVNGAMMSGALNGDRRAGKEPTSGRSSEEALGGHPSYAKPGAWKYATPGQYLHAQPDWATIPECERPGFVPPSSQAGEQYMPGAFPQPATTTAPAFPMPQYANLEAQSNPYPSWGGRPVSMSGPHAYTPTASTPTHKRSVSSDTNAKTPYANPPAFQYAQIDPKVQYTSKSASKQPVSYTAAPQYTKPGEADRGQPSQHSNIKYSANPQFSKIPTSRPESGQQYVEIVPGDRTGTRPKSHSLSSGNNLSVAGPDPGLRPVSPMLEPYKGTYQSISPMPSPIVIPSRRDEDVSDLEPLDGGSDSSGLRKHRRKKSKDERELKEPKSDRSKRERSRVRQERPGSQEQAVMLIEPSTPRKKVSFYDPEPDAMAMQDALSHTRSIDSKTLIRVLPHLTSEEILDLRAEYKKHVKLHGKSVNLAKHIRLKLGNSTFGKVCYATALGRWESEAFWANCYYQSSTSRRELLIESLFGRSNSEIRAIKECFRDSRYLDSLEKCMKAELKADKFRTAVLMALEANRQSEREPLDDELIERDVNELHKALVSRHGGETAMIYIIVRRSDSHLREVLRLYERIYGRNFARAMISKSQNLVGETLAHILNGVINRPMRDALLLHQALRESRTGKERSELLISRLVRLHWEPRHLEQVKSEFRRRYGERLEEAIAEEVLTSSSGDDWGEFCIGLARSSKALSKKG